In the genome of Kazachstania africana CBS 2517 chromosome 6, complete genome, the window GATTCACCAAGCAGCTACATACTTCCCATCTCAATTACTAAAAATGTCGATGTTCTGCAACGAAGCGACTATGGCAGTCAATCTAGAAGAAGTCATGAACATGGCTCAGTCTCAGATCAAATATTAACTAggaaaagaataaaaaaagaggtACTGTGGTTCAAAGGTGCCAGTATTAGCATCGAAGAAAACTTATTGAATTTAGGttctgaatattttgacgtcccattaaataaatggtttcaaaataccaaaaagagaaaacttgaatttgaagaaattgaggAAGTTTTAGAGACACCAagccaaaaaaatgaatcaaataaCTTTGAGGGCGATGACAATATCAGTcataaagataatgatttACATCTAGACCATGAACacgataatgaaaaaaattacattcCTGGAACATTTGTATTGGGGCTAAGACCTTCTGCGAAGTTCATGGCTCATAAATTGAAACCAACCTCAATTTAGATAGTAAACACGggaatatatattttatgtaattaaataaattgtAGTATTAAGTTTTAGAATATTATCAAGTCTTTCACGGGAAATAGGAAAAGAGAAACACAAAAGGAATACAGCTCTAGTCTCGACGGCTAGTCAGTGAACTTAATAAATATGAGTTCCATTTATGCATTCGTATGAATAGAGACTTATCATTCGTCAAATCAGCTAGACTTCTcccaaattttgatttgtttgATCTCAAGTAATTTCCAACAATTGGCGTGAAACTGCTACTATTCGTGTCATCTTTATGATTACTGGAAATAGTCTTATCATGACTTTGcttaataaaatcaatcaTCTTATGAAACCCACTAATGATGAAATCCCAATGTTTCGATAATATTGACATGGCTTTCTCATTATCGCTGCTATCAATAGAAAGAATAAAGCAGTATCTCCTTTCATTGCCTCTTGCATTTTCATCGTACAGTTTGAACCCCATAACTAAATTTAAACCTCTCATAGAATCGAAGAATACGAACGATGAAGTGTCATAAACCATAGTCTCCTCTGAAAAGCACTTCTTAATAATAGAATTCAATAGCTGATATCTAACAGTGGAATACTGGGTAGTCACATAGGCTCTGTTATTTATGATGGACCGCATCGATCTTACATCATTCACACCATCATTTGGGAACTCCAGAAGACAAGAAGCACAAAAAGAATCTGTCGGATAGTTTGGTGCCAACAATGTATCaccttttgaattttcgTCCTTATCTTCGTTGGACTGTGTCACCAAGATAGAAATAGGTCCGTGCTTGTCACAGAAATGTGCCAAAGAAATCGTAATGGGGATCATTATTCCCTAATGATATACCTTATTACCAGCACACACGTTATCTCAAAGAGGTTTTCACTTGTAAGACTTTATTGCTACAATTGCTTACAGCTTATCGAAAGTATTCATTCGATGGGCTTGGCGACTTTTTTTGAACGGAAAATCATTTTAACCCTAGGGTTAGGAGACGGAAAAACTAGGGTCGCAGCCGGAATAAATGTTGTGCAATTTAGGGTTAAAATCACATCTAATTGAGCCCCAAATTATATGTAAAGACTAAGCAACATATAACTGAATAGTTCAACATCTTCCATATATGGCGTTATTGGCTACGCTCTCACTGATCTCAGGTTTACAGCTTATGGCTATACTATGATTATcacatcaaatatttgacatCGAGCCGAAACGAAAAATTTAGTTAACGAGTTCCTCTAAATATAGAAAAGACGATCTACACGTTTCCTAATTAGATCGGGACTAGTTTGAATCATCAATAAGCAACTCTACACGCCGCTATCAAAGACTCTCGGTTCTTTATATCAAACGTTTTACAGCAATATGTGCGCGAGAAAGGTTAAATATGCTGCGGGAGATGATTTGATGCTGTACGCAACACCGAAGGAAGCCATGGAAGCTACCAAGAGAGCTGAACTggaagaaaagatgaaaagaaatcaGCAGAAAGTGGCTTCAAAATCTCAGGGCGATGGTAGGATGAATACCAGAGTCACGTCTGCTCCGCCTGTAGTATCTTCCgcaaattatcaaaattcaatggcATCGTCTCCCGCACAATATCAGCATTATTCACAGCTACAAGAAGCGGGATGGGCTAATCAAGGAAAGCAAAGACCAGTACCACCTAGTTCATTGCATAGAAATCAGATGTCTCCTACTGTGGCAAACCCCACAAGCGGTCACCATAGTGTAGGCACGCCTTATGTACACAATATGAATTCCTCATctcatattttgaataaatccCAAGCCAATGCTCTCAATTCACCCCAGTTCCAGCCTTTCCCACCACCATCAAGGAACTGTAATAACCGTGGTATGGGAACTCCTTCACCTCCAAGAAATATGCCAGTTAACAATGCAGATCTTGAGGAACAAAGGAATATACGAATTGCAACTCAATTGTTTCACCGCCATGATGttagaaaaagagaaaggTTGACCGCGGAAGAGTTACAAAACTTACTACAAAATGACGATCAATCCAGCTTTTGtatatcttcaattgattctctaataaatttgtttgGAGCTTCCAGATTTGGGACATTAAATTTGGCCGAATTCATATCTATGTATAACAGAATCAAGCTTTGGAGGAAGATTTATGTTGACAACGATATCAACGGGTCTATGACAATATCCGTCAACGAATATCACAATTCTCTCCAAGAACTTGCCTATAGAATACCGTTTGCCGTAACGGAGAAGTTATTTGACCAGTATGCACAATTTATAAATCCGGCTGTCAACTCCAAGGAACTCAAATTTGATAGATTTGTTGAGAGTCTGGTTTGGCTGATGAGATTAACGAAATCATTCAGGAATTTCGATTCACAAGAAAGTGGTATCGCCACGATACCATACAAGGACTTTATTGAGACATCGCTCTATTTAGGCAgatttcttcctcattAATTCTTGTCTCTTTTACATTCACTTCTATATCTAGCTTCAATAATTTATGTGACATATATAACTTTTCGAGAACATCCTTTTGACATGAATTTCAGCATCGCGACACAAAGTATAAAAGATAAAACGCACTATCAGTATTATGCATGGTATCCACAAGAAGACAACAAGCAATGGTGGAGGCAGAGTCAATTAAATCATTCGAAGAAAAAGTTCCCCCAAAGAGcttgaatttattgatagatcaatattttggtGAAAATGAAGCTAATAAGCATATCAGTTTTCAAGATGAATTCATGATAGACAATGCAGATCCTAATAAATCTGAAATTAGTACGCAACTAAATAAAGTCGATTGGAATGTTGGAATAGATCAAATTCGCCTTCAGCAAGAAAGGATTATCTCGCATAAGGGAACTGTTTTCAATATGTTAGTAGCGGGCAGAAAGAACGTCGGTAAGACGACGTTAATTAATTCATTGTTCGACGAGCCAATTACAAGTGCATCAAAACCCGGTACAACATGTCTTGAAATGAAGAGATTTAAGATTGTGGATTCAACTACCCATTTAAATTTGACCGTAATCGAAACGACAGGGTTTGGTGACAATGTCAATAACTCATACGGATGGCTTCCCGTTGTCAATTTCATCGACGAGTCAATGAGATCATATGTTTATCAGGAGGAGCAGCCTTACCGTAATAATGTTGTTGACAGAAGAGTTCATATCTGTCTTTATTTGATTGAGCCCGATTCATTGAATGTTTTAGATGTTTTAACTATGAAAGAATTGTCAAAAAGAGTGAATTTACTTCCAATAATTTCTAAATGTGATATATTGAATCTAGAGAGtttgaaagatttcaaaacaagattgaaaaaaatttgtgaaGTACAAGATATAGAAATCTGTTCATTTATGAAAACATATGATGAATATGAAAGTATTAAGAAACTTTATCCATTAAGTACTATCACTTCAGATGAGATGATCCCAGGTAGTAGTAAACTTGGTAGAAACTATAAATGGGGATATGTGGCTATAGATAATCCTGAGTATTCGgattttttggaattacGAAGACTTCTAATCAATGATAATTTAGTTGATTTTATCAAGAGTACGGAACAATATTATGAAACATGTAGAGCAGAGCTTTTGAAGACAAgaattttaaaatcaaagaaatcattCCAAGACAATGAAGTTACActagattttgaaaacgtGGATGCCAATGGACTACAAAATTACAAAGCCTATgcaatttttaataaatcaaagatGGATAATATAATGGTTGAATGGTGTCCTAAATTTATTGAGAGCCAAGttaaaatcaaaaggaaattcaataaagtGATAGAcatagaagaaaataagtTCATGGAGTGGAAGAAAGCTTTGATAGAGAAGCAAACGAGATTTAATAATGCCATTGAATTGATGtataaagatattgatCTATTAAAACTAGAATGCCAAGAATTAGAATACCAAGTTGTTACTGGCAGGAATACGAATCCGGAGAATAGTACCACGTTGGTTGGTCTCCATTTCAAGAGATAACTggctatatatatatatatgtatgtattATCGCTATAATTTAGCCTTATTGATAAAGTGACATATCGGAAGTCATTAGGTGATAAAAGTGTGCCCTAACTTTTTAAAAACGCATTGCCGGTCACCCGGTCGTTACATGAAAAAACTTTTTCGTCTCTGCAACgaattattatataaagagagcaaaattcaatatagTGAGTAGTTCTTCTCAGTTCCTTCatttacaagaaaataattaAGATCATTATCGGCAATAAAAGGGCTTTTACTGTCTTTGATAATCGtccaaataattttaacTAGTTAACatgatgattttttatcaccatatgtttttttttctggcATCTCTAATGTTAGGGTGAGTGACGTTTAAGTACCGAACTCACTCGATGAATACAACTTTGTGACTATACTCTGAAACCATTTTCTAcgttaaaattttttcttggaacTGTAAATTCTTGTTTAATAATCTTATGCATCATTTTTATGAATTGTTGACGATTGACTCTGCCACAGTATGCactgaaatattttctctatttttACAGATCATGTGACTGGTTGGTGTTTTGGCTAGATCACGTGACTATGAATTGTCTGCCGCGGCGCCAAGCTTCTCTCGGAACTCCCGCCAAAACTTTTGTCGGGTTTCggtgttttttttttgcgCAATTCTCGAGAAGTTTGTTAAACGAACCACGCAGcgaaaaagaaatggcAGATGTGCCTGTTCTAAACGAGGCGTGCCCAAAAGTGAATTACGATATACCCATTAAATTTCCTCGAGCATTTAATTCCTCGAGGCGACAAAGCTTTGTCTCGAGGTCAATTTGTGATTGCCTGTCGGCACAATTTTGAGGATTGTATTGGCAGAGTCTGCTAGTTCTAAGATTTATCGTTTAACGATTTATAGTGCGATACGTATGATAGCGATAGTTTTCTTGTCCGAATATATCTCTCTGATGAACAACCAAAGGACAGAGGGAATTTTGAGAACTTACCAACAATTTACAGTATAAAAgactttcaaaataatgttaTTTCATATTTAACTAGGtcattcttctcttttttcttgctATTGTGTCTGTTTCTTTTATCACTTTTGGTAATACTGACATCAATTATTGCgaatattaaaaataagCACTATGTTAGGTGTATTTGATAATTCCACTTTAGCGGAGTTGGTTCGTGCCGACACATACTCTGAAACGTTGGTAAACATTGCTCGTAACCAACCTCAACTAAATGTTATGGAACAATATTGGGCTGCTTGGTACACTTGGATGAATAACGATATTCTAGCCACAGGCCTGATGTTTTTCCTATTGCACGAGTTCGTCTATTTCTCAAGATCATTACCATGGTTCATCATAGACCACATCCCTTACTTCAGAAGATGGAAATTACAGCCAACTAAAATTCCAAGCACAAAAGAACAGTTGATCTGTTTGAAATCCGTCCTATTGTCACATTTCTTAGTTGAGGCCATCCCAATCTGGACTTTCCATCCAATGTGTCAGAAATTAGGTATCACCATCGAAGTCCCATTTCCTCACTACAAGACAATGTTGAAAGAAATCTGCCTCTTCTTCGTTCTAGAAGATATGTGGCATTACTGGGGGCACAGACTATTCCATTATGGTGTCTTATACAAATATATTCATAAGCAACATCATAAATACGCCGCTCCATTCGGTCTTTCTGCAGAATACGCACACCCTGTCGAAACCATGACTTTGGGTTTCGGTACCGTCGGTATGCCTATTCTTTACGTCATGTACACTGGAAAACTACATCTTTTCACCTTATGTATTTGGGTCGTCTTCAGATTATTCCAAGCTGTCGATTCTCATTCAGGTTACGACTTTCCATGGTCTTTACACAATTTCTTACCATTCTGGGCAGGCGCAGAACATCATGATCTACATCATCATTACTTTATTGGTAACTACgcttcttctttcagaTGGTGGGATTACTGTTTAGACACCGAAGCTGGTCCAGAAGCTCAAGTTgcaagagaagaaagaatgaAAGCTAAAGCTGCCAAGAATgccaagaagaagaattagagTGTTTTCTCTCCCACTCAtgtttatttatttatttatttattgaaaatcaacATGACGTTACATGTAGATTCTTTTTTATACAGCTctaaatattgaaagacatatattttaatattGAGAAAGTAAATTTAAGGATCCTATTTACATTTTCCATAAATGTACATAACAATTTGAGtatatgtgtatatattcttttcaatgtcTGGAAAGAAgtttctttcaattaaCCGACCCATTTTCTAGCAGATCTGAATAATCTTATCCAAGGACCATATCCTTCCCACTCTTCATATTTACCCTTTGGATACCAAGAATTGGCCTCTAGTCTACACACCCTCTCAGGATGAGGCATCATAGCTAAAACCCTCCCATTAGGTGACTTAATACCAGCAATACCATCTGGAGACCCATTTGGATTGAATGGGAACCTTTCAGTAACATTGCCATAATTATCAATATATCTCACTACTGCCATATTTTGCTTGTTGAAATTCATCGCCTCCTCAGCAGAGTTAAATGCTGCTCTACCTTCACCATGAGCAACTGCAATTGGTAATGATGACCCCGTCATACCATCTAAGAACACGCTCATTTGGCCCCGAGCACGATCTTGCTCGTCATTTATCTTGACCATACAAACACGTGCTTCGTATTGTTCACTATagtttctttcaaatgttGGCCAATTTTCACAGCCTGGAATAATGTCTTTTAATCTACTTAAAAATTGACAACCATTACAAGCACCAAATGCAAAAGTATCTTTTCTTACTTGGAAAAAATCAACGAATTGCTCTCTAACATTTTCATGATACAAAACTGACTTGGCCCAACCAGCACCAGCACCAAGAACATCACCGTACGAGAAACCACCACACGCCGCAAAACCAACAAATTCACTTAAGTTGAATCTTTCTTCGATCAAGTCAGTCATCGTAACATCAATTGAAGTGAAACCAGCTTGTTGGAAACACCAAGCCATTTCCATTTGACCATTGACACCTTGCTCCCTTAGGATGGCAACCTGTGGTCTAGAGACATTAAGAAGTCTTGGGATCTCCAAATCATCAGTTGGGTCGAACGTCAAACTGTAATGCAACCCAGggtcattatcatcatttatgGAAGAAAATTCCTCTTCAGCAGTCTTTGGATTATCTCTCAACCTTTGTATCTCAAATGAAGTAGAACTCCAGACCTCTTGTAAttcatctctttttttcaagtaaATTTCTTTCCCCTTTCtattaatgattttgatattgtGAGACTTGAAGCTTGGTTTAGCAACAACACTTATATACTCAGATGGCACCCCACTTTTGTTCAAAATAGACTTGAAGGAATCCAATTTATTCGAGACAATCTGGAAAACGGCACCAAGTTCTTCATTAAATAGATGTACTAGTGCATCCTGGAGATTGGCGGCTTCAGTTGAAATTTCCAAACCACATCTTGAAGCAAAGGCCATTTCTAACAAAGTTACCAATAAACCACCATCAGATCTATCATGATAAGATAGAACTatgtcatcttcattatgTAGCGCGATGATGgcattcaagaaatttctcaaaatgTTGGAATCATGGACTGTTGGAGAAGTGTTTCCTACTTGTTTGTAAACTTGTAGTAATGCGGAGCCACCAAGTGATTTCACATCTTGTAAAGAAGCTAAATCGACCAGTACAAGAACAGAATCTTCTCTAGTTTTATCTAGCACCGGGGTCCATGTCTTCGATGTATTATTAACAGGCGCAAACGCAGTAATGTTCAACGATAGAGGAGCAGTGACTTCCTTATCAGcccatttcattttcatagACATGGAATCTTTACCAACCGGGATCGCAACACCAAGTGCTGGGCATAAATCTAAACCAATAGCTTGAACTGCTTCATATAATTTGGATCCCTCACCCTTGTGAGAGGCTGGCGCCATCCAGTTTGCTGACAAATTAACGTATTCTAAACTTTTCACATCAGCAgcaaataaattcaataatgattcTGCGACACATAGTTTTGCTGAGGCAGCAGCAGAAACTAAAGCAGTTGTTGGTCTTTCACCCATGGCCAAGGCTTCACCACTTTTGACAACAGAATCTCCTAAAGAAGTTGCAGTCACACCGACATCAGCAACAGGTACCTGCCATGGACCAACAAATTGGTCCCTGTCGACTAATCCTGTAACAGATCTGTCACCTATAGTAATTAAGAAGGATTTTGACCCTACCGATGGTAACTTTAAAACCCTAGTTATAGCCTCGTCCAAGGATGAAACAGCAGCGAGGTCACCAGCTGGTAATCTCAATGGTTCCGTAATAACATTTCTTGACATTTTTGGGGGTTTTCCGAATAACAAAGACATTTCTAGATCGATAGGTGTTGTTTTTAATAGTGAGTCTTCCACCAATAGTCTCTGTTCAGCAGTAGCATGTCCAACCACGGAGAAAGGTgctctttctcttctacAAATCTCTTCGAATACAGTCAGGTCTTTTGGAGATACACCTAAAACATAACGCTCTTGAGATTCATTACACCATATTTCCATTGGTGACATACCCTTTTCTAAGGACAGGACCTTTCTTATGTCAAACTTGGCACCTAAATCATTATCGTGGACTAACTCAGGCAAAGCATTCGATAAACCACCAGCACCAACATCATGGATTGATTGGATTGGGTTTTCATCTCCTAACGCAATGCAGGAATCAATGACTTGTTGACAACGACGTTCCATTTCTGGATTACCTCTTTGAACAGAAGCAAAGTCTAAGTCAGCTGAGCCTTCTCCAGAAGCAACAGAAGAGGCAGCACCTCCACCAAGGCCAATCAGCATTGATTCTCCGCCAAGGACTATTAAACAGGAGCCTGGGGTTATTGGACAATTCTTTAAGGCAAAGTTTGGTCTGACTGTACCAAGACCACCAGCAAGCATAATTGGTTTGTGGAAACCTCttacttctttttcattatcgGTATTAGTGACTTCGGTTGTTAATGTCCTGAAATAACCATTAATACACGGTCTaccaaattcattattgaaagctGCAGAACCTAAAGGTGCCTCGATCATAATGTCTAATGGAGAAGCAATATGATTTGGTTTGCCAACATTTAACTCCCAGGGTTGTTCGAAACCTGGAATCAATAAATCAGAGACTGAATAGCCACTTAGACCACATTTAGATTTGGAACCTCTACCAGTGGCACCTTCGTCTCTAATTTCACCGCCAGACCCTGTAGCTGCACCAGGAAATGGAGATACAGCAGTTGGATGATTATGAGTTTCAACCTTGATTAACATAGGGACATTTTCCTTCTTCGAATTCCATTCTTTAGATAGAGGATTTGGTGCAAAATAATATGCTTGATTATCTGTACCAATGACCGCGGCATTGTCGGAATAGGCACTAATTGTATGGTTGTTTGAAATCTTGTGTGTATTTCTTATCATTCCAAACAAAGTATTTTCCATTGCTTTGTTGTCAATGCACCAGTTAGCATTAAAAATCTTATGACGACAATGTTCTGAATTCACTTGAGCAAACATAAATAATTCTACATCGGTAGGATCCCTTTTCATAATAGTAACAAATGCATTTACCAAATAACTTATTTCACCTTCATCTAAAGCTAAACCTAGAGTAGTATTTGCCTGTCTTAGAATAGAGGTTGGATCGTGTGAAGACGTCGTTGCTGTAGATGAAAGTGGCACGGTAACCAATGGTCTTGGAACATCATGAGTAAAAAGGTCTGATACTTTAGGAATGTCACCAATGTATAAAGCTTGAGTCATTCTATCAAAGACAGATTTCAAGGAGATATTATCTAAGCTGTCTGataatggaaaatttggTATCGTCTTGATTAATAATGCAAGGCCTCTTTCAATACGGTTGACTTTACCTTTCAATCCACAAACGTGCGCAATATTAGTCGCCTTAGAAGACCATTGTGAAATTGTACCTTTTCTTGGAACAATTCTAATTAAGTATGT includes:
- the LST7 gene encoding Lst7p (similar to Saccharomyces cerevisiae LST7 (YGR057C); ancestral locus Anc_4.198), whose protein sequence is MIPITISLAHFCDKHGPISILVTQSNEDKDENSKGDTLLAPNYPTDSFCASCLLEFPNDGVNDVRSMRSIINNRAYVTTQYSTVRYQLLNSIIKKCFSEETMVYDTSSFVFFDSMRGLNLVMGFKLYDENARGNERRYCFILSIDSSDNEKAMSILSKHWDFIISGFHKMIDFIKQSHDKTISSNHKDDTNSSSFTPIVGNYLRSNKSKFGRSLADLTNDKSLFIRMHKWNSYLLSSLTSRRD
- the PEF1 gene encoding Pef1p (similar to Saccharomyces cerevisiae PEF1 (YGR058W); ancestral locus Anc_4.203) is translated as MCARKVKYAAGDDLMLYATPKEAMEATKRAELEEKMKRNQQKVASKSQGDGRMNTRVTSAPPVVSSANYQNSMASSPAQYQHYSQLQEAGWANQGKQRPVPPSSLHRNQMSPTVANPTSGHHSVGTPYVHNMNSSSHILNKSQANALNSPQFQPFPPPSRNCNNRGMGTPSPPRNMPVNNADLEEQRNIRIATQLFHRHDVRKRERLTAEELQNLLQNDDQSSFCISSIDSLINLFGASRFGTLNLAEFISMYNRIKLWRKIYVDNDINGSMTISVNEYHNSLQELAYRIPFAVTEKLFDQYAQFINPAVNSKELKFDRFVESLVWLMRLTKSFRNFDSQESGIATIPYKDFIETSLYLGRFLPH
- the SPR3 gene encoding septin SPR3 (similar to Saccharomyces cerevisiae SPR3 (YGR059W); ancestral locus Anc_4.204), which produces MVSTRRQQAMVEAESIKSFEEKVPPKSLNLLIDQYFGENEANKHISFQDEFMIDNADPNKSEISTQLNKVDWNVGIDQIRLQQERIISHKGTVFNMLVAGRKNVGKTTLINSLFDEPITSASKPGTTCLEMKRFKIVDSTTHLNLTVIETTGFGDNVNNSYGWLPVVNFIDESMRSYVYQEEQPYRNNVVDRRVHICLYLIEPDSLNVLDVLTMKELSKRVNLLPIISKCDILNLESLKDFKTRLKKICEVQDIEICSFMKTYDEYESIKKLYPLSTITSDEMIPGSSKLGRNYKWGYVAIDNPEYSDFLELRRLLINDNLVDFIKSTEQYYETCRAELLKTRILKSKKSFQDNEVTLDFENVDANGLQNYKAYAIFNKSKMDNIMVEWCPKFIESQVKIKRKFNKVIDIEENKFMEWKKALIEKQTRFNNAIELMYKDIDLLKLECQELEYQVVTGRNTNPENSTTLVGLHFKR
- the ERG25 gene encoding methylsterol monooxygenase (similar to Saccharomyces cerevisiae ERG25 (YGR060W); ancestral locus Anc_4.206) yields the protein MLGVFDNSTLAELVRADTYSETLVNIARNQPQLNVMEQYWAAWYTWMNNDILATGLMFFLLHEFVYFSRSLPWFIIDHIPYFRRWKLQPTKIPSTKEQLICLKSVLLSHFLVEAIPIWTFHPMCQKLGITIEVPFPHYKTMLKEICLFFVLEDMWHYWGHRLFHYGVLYKYIHKQHHKYAAPFGLSAEYAHPVETMTLGFGTVGMPILYVMYTGKLHLFTLCIWVVFRLFQAVDSHSGYDFPWSLHNFLPFWAGAEHHDLHHHYFIGNYASSFRWWDYCLDTEAGPEAQVAREERMKAKAAKNAKKKN
- the ADE6 gene encoding phosphoribosylformylglycinamidine synthase (similar to Saccharomyces cerevisiae ADE6 (YGR061C); ancestral locus Anc_4.207); the protein is MSVSILPGPQALSQFRVDNLTKDINRISNSTAIIQEIRSCYIHYVDANVTSLSNKESDLLQVLLTYDSALNVEDDQYSKILYDSVRNNTSSAQLIDPDTYLIRIVPRKGTISQWSSKATNIAHVCGLKGKVNRIERGLALLIKTIPNFPLSDSLDNISLKSVFDRMTQALYIGDIPKVSDLFTHDVPRPLVTVPLSSTATTSSHDPTSILRQANTTLGLALDEGEISYLVNAFVTIMKRDPTDVELFMFAQVNSEHCRHKIFNANWCIDNKAMENTLFGMIRNTHKISNNHTISAYSDNAAVIGTDNQAYYFAPNPLSKEWNSKKENVPMLIKVETHNHPTAVSPFPGAATGSGGEIRDEGATGRGSKSKCGLSGYSVSDLLIPGFEQPWELNVGKPNHIASPLDIMIEAPLGSAAFNNEFGRPCINGYFRTLTTEVTNTDNEKEVRGFHKPIMLAGGLGTVRPNFALKNCPITPGSCLIVLGGESMLIGLGGGAASSVASGEGSADLDFASVQRGNPEMERRCQQVIDSCIALGDENPIQSIHDVGAGGLSNALPELVHDNDLGAKFDIRKVLSLEKGMSPMEIWCNESQERYVLGVSPKDLTVFEEICRRERAPFSVVGHATAEQRLLVEDSLLKTTPIDLEMSLLFGKPPKMSRNVITEPLRLPAGDLAAVSSLDEAITRVLKLPSVGSKSFLITIGDRSVTGLVDRDQFVGPWQVPVADVGVTATSLGDSVVKSGEALAMGERPTTALVSAAASAKLCVAESLLNLFAADVKSLEYVNLSANWMAPASHKGEGSKLYEAVQAIGLDLCPALGVAIPVGKDSMSMKMKWADKEVTAPLSLNITAFAPVNNTSKTWTPVLDKTREDSVLVLVDLASLQDVKSLGGSALLQVYKQVGNTSPTVHDSNILRNFLNAIIALHNEDDIVLSYHDRSDGGLLVTLLEMAFASRCGLEISTEAANLQDALVHLFNEELGAVFQIVSNKLDSFKSILNKSGVPSEYISVVAKPSFKSHNIKIINRKGKEIYLKKRDELQEVWSSTSFEIQRLRDNPKTAEEEFSSINDDNDPGLHYSLTFDPTDDLEIPRLLNVSRPQVAILREQGVNGQMEMAWCFQQAGFTSIDVTMTDLIEERFNLSEFVGFAACGGFSYGDVLGAGAGWAKSVLYHENVREQFVDFFQVRKDTFAFGACNGCQFLSRLKDIIPGCENWPTFERNYSEQYEARVCMVKINDEQDRARGQMSVFLDGMTGSSLPIAVAHGEGRAAFNSAEEAMNFNKQNMAVVRYIDNYGNVTERFPFNPNGSPDGIAGIKSPNGRVLAMMPHPERVCRLEANSWYPKGKYEEWEGYGPWIRLFRSARKWVG